In Epinephelus moara isolate mb chromosome 20, YSFRI_EMoa_1.0, whole genome shotgun sequence, the genomic stretch CTCATCCTGCACATCACTCCTCGTTCACACAGTGAGTTCCTTTGTTCTTATTGCTATTAAAGTCATGACAATTCACCAACCTAAAAGTCATTTCTCTGTACGAGTTAGAAACCACAACATGTGGTCTCAACAATGAAAGCTTGTTCAGTTAAGTCTTATTAAAAGCTATAAGCGGGTTAGATATGAACAAATCTCTGTATGTACAGTAAGAAGGTCAAAGGGCAGCTAAATAATTTTATATCGTAATTAATATTTCCCTGGGTCCTGGGTCATTTTTAAATTCTTAGAACGCTGGTTTGTGCAACAATGGTAGTGGACAAGTGACAGCAAACATGTTCAGATTTCCATCTTTTAGCCCAGGGTTCCTGCAGCTCAAGACAAGTTAGATTTaaaactgtgactttttttaatgccgCTCGgtatgaaatttaagaccaattttacaataaccaaaactgaaggaaaaagcaaaacaaaaacaaatttgccCAAATATTTATTGTTTGGTATATCATCAGTTTTTGGTCAAGCTAAAATGGTAGATGATCAACTtcaaatactgaaaaataatcataattttCTAAAGTAGAACACATGGAAAACTATAAACAGATCATCAAAAAGAGTATTTGGtttgccttaaaaaaaaaaaaaatcttgttaatTCGTCCTTTGAATGGATGTGGTAAATGTATTTGCGTATTTGTTCCTTCATCCTGATCTGCCTGATATTAATGCGAAAGGGCATCTGGTtaattatataaaaacaaaaaagatcttgCCAAGTTATTTGATATCTTAAAATGcaaagttattaaaaataatttgtgatATCCTACTTTTCATGTACCAATTAAGGTCTTATTCTTAGACTAATGATTCCATTGACTTTTAAAACTTTTGAAGGATCCACAGGAACCCAGCTATAACGACAGTCTGACCTCCCAAGCTTTAactctgcttctttttttctttttatttcagagCTGAATCGCTGAaggtattgtaatttttttatcCCCGACTTCCCCCCACCAGCTTGTACAAGACAAATTAGTTGCACTTTAAAGTCCTTTCCTTGTGATTAAGGCTGTGAGAGACAAAACTTGTATCAGATTTATGACATGTTCACTGTTAACTAGTTGAATTCTAATTatactaaaaaacaaacacaagaagaCTCAAAAGTACTCACTGGCAGGAcgagaaaagaaagaggaaaaaaacttaAGAAGAGAAGATGATGAGAAACTGGTGTGACTGATGATAAGAGAGGATGCTTGGAGATGGTTAAAGAGAGATGTGAGATAAACGGaaaagttcaccccaaaatcaaaagtacatttttttccctccattttgtcagtctagattgttttggtgtgagttgccgtgTTTTGTCTGAAGCCATGTCTGCCTTCACTCTAGTTTTTAATGCTTTGAGCAACATAAGCAGCCATCgagttccattatattccagGAGAGGCAGAAATCCCTACGGCTGATATAttcaacacttggcaactcaaaacaaaacaatctagatttttggggtgaactgtaccTCTGAGGGAAGGTGGTAAAAGGAGTTAAGAGAGAGAAGGGTTAAAAGGAGACAAAGAGGTAAACGGAGGTAAGTGAGCCCTTGAATCAGATTGTAATTTTatactgattttaaatgtttcaatAGCCCCCAAATGGAGTTAAAATACACTGCGATTACACTTCAGACTGTGGTAATTATGTTTTTAGTTCCACATTGATTTTATAATGCAATCATAGACCCGAGCAGTGCGACAACCACAGACACAGGCCATTATAGAATGACACATGGAGGCGTTTTTACTGTAGATGAAACTTCAAGTTGAGTTgtggtaatgaaaacacagacacccGATTCATCATCCTCTCCAAAGATTTACTGTCATTATCCAAGTTAGTAGATGAACCTGTTAGAAAAGTATCATGTCAGTATTATCACAGTTATGTTTAATATTTACCTAATCTACCTACCACAAAATCTCACCTTCTCTGCTGATCTAATTTTTGTAACAATAAAGAAATTGTGGTTCCAATAATTATTATGTTCTTCATTCTGAAGATGAGGATGATTCTTCTATTCTGCATCCTCTGCCTGATGACTTCTACTGGCCACAATCAGGCTGCAGGTAAATATGGTCCCCAAATCCCGCATGACACACTACAGGATGTTTTTAAGATTACCATGCCAGAAAGAGCATGAATGCACCACCTCGGGTGATCTCATGGGGAAGCAGATGTAAACAAAATGGAGACTGGCGTGGTGCGACAACACACTGTAATGTTAACAATGCTTTcaggtgagaaaaacaaaagcagaagaCCAAAATAGTCTGCATGAGAAAAACATCTATAAAAAGTCTACTCTTCAGCGAAAACTGGAGGTAAAACTTTAACCATCAGTTTAAATATCTGTCAACAGTAGTAAAGTTAGCCTCAAGAGCTAGAGTGTTTACCCTTGCTTGGCAACATCGTCAGCTGCTCCATACTGATGTAATCATAAAAGTTATTATACAGATTTATAATTATCGGGGCAGCTCGATGAGTCTGTGAGCAGCTTGGGAGGTTTAAGACTGGATCTGTTAaactgtgacagaaaaaaaatgaaaaactagaattactacCCCAcggttttatgcctctgtgcaccagttaagtttctcttacagtttacatccatgtctgagaaaacatagatgcttcacacacagaagaactatacaatcagcacagtttcaaggtgggcacgcaaaattagagtcaccacttcagtatctgaccaaatgtttcattattattattattattattttatcctttttgacttttgtgttaagttttgtcataattagcatataaaTCCTTGACTTATGGctagaaacatattttgtgaggtcacagtgaccttgacctttaacgacaaaattctaatcagtttattcttcattccaagtgaacatttgcgccagatttgaagaaattctctcaaagtATTCTTGTGATATCACACtgacaagaatgagacagatgaggtcacattgATCTTGAACcctgacctatgaccaccaaaatctaatcagatcaTTGTTGAGTCTACGTGAACCTTTGTGcctaatttgaagaaattcctacAAGCAgttcttgaaatatcatgtTACAGCATGAAGTGGATGTAAGGTCATGAAGACATCAACCTTTGACccctgaccaccaaaatctaatcagatgattgttgagtctcagtGGACCTCTGTaccaaatatgaagaaatttcCTGTAGGCGTCCTTGAGATACtatattcacaagaatgagacagatatggttacagtgaccttgacgttTGACCTacgaccaccaaaaactaatcagtaaatcattcagtccaagtggacatttgtgccaaatttgaagaaactcccttgaggtgttcttaAGAAATCGCTTAACATGGgtgggacagacggacaacccgGAAACATTATACTTCTAGCCACGGCTATCACCGGTGCGGACTGTTTCCTTTTTCAGTTCAAGTTTTGTTTTCAATGCCAAAACTTACTGTCACTGTTCAAGCTCCATACCTTCCCTGCTCTTCCCAACAGGAGTTCCTGGACGTCCTGGACCACCTGGAGCACGTGGAGAACCTGGACCAGTTGGACCTCGTGGACCTCCTGGAATGACTGGACCACCTGGACCACCTGGACCACCTGGACCACCTGGACCTGCTGCATTCTGTGGACGAGGTTTAATATTTTCTAGATTTTAAAGAGCATATATACTGTTTATTGTATCAAATTATTTTCACCAACTGAGTAACTGCTGTTTGTCATTTAATAAACTGTAGGATGCAGCAGTTGTACAACCTGAGCAAGGTTCAGTCTTCATTGATACACAAAGAAATCTCAATACACATAGACTCACTCATTGTTTAGGAGATGTCAATAGATACACTAGGAGTGGACACTTATACACCGCGTCCAAGTTCACGATCATACTAACTCTTTTTTaaggtatttatttttgttgaggCTATGTCTGAGTGATATTTTTTCAACTCTTTTAAGCTCTGAGCCCATAATTTCTAAGTCTTACacacaatgcaatttaaaagggTCGATTTCACTCAGCAGGATCAGTGTACTCATCAAGATAAGAACAACATAACCTGTGACAACGGTTTCATGTCTGAGAAATTAACTGGTAATGTAATCAGGATAATCTAGGCTTGAGATTTCAGATGTTTACCAGAAAGCTTGTGTTACAAACTGGGCATTGGAAAGATGTGGGTGATGTCCATGCACAGAGTCTCTAATGAAAGATGCCACTGAGTTGTCCAGTATTTTTGGAGttccaaaaccgttttttgaaccagactgttaacatgtttattactGCTGTACAGTTGAGCATTTTAATACGCGAGTCTGTGGGGATTTACCCTGTTTTGGaatcagcctcaagtggccaatcAAAGAACTGCAGATTTTGGCACATCTGCATTGGCTTTATTCTTAAGccttggaggttgccacttggttttAACTAATGCCTACTTTTATTAATGAATAatttgtccatgttttttttgtaattttgttagtttaatcaattaattattcAAACTACAGTCTGAGACACTTTGGTCTCGGTGCGTACATGTGAGAAAAGAGTGAAAATTGAGCCAATTCTGGTTTACTCAACATTCAGTGTAttcagagaaggaaaaaaaagacaaattaactTGTGCAAGAAGTGAAGATGAAACTTTTCATTTGTAGAAGGTGCACATCTGACAGTGTGGACTCAGATCAAACTTACCACCCGTTTGGTAACTGAACTTAATCTGTTTCATCCAGATATCTTTGGCCCTATTATGGAGGACCTTGAAACCTTAAAGAAGAGCCTTGCGAAGGTCAAGCTGAGTAAGTATCCTATTCAATCATTACAAGGGAGTGTTACAAGGAATGAGAACATGTGGAAAGAGATTAGTTATAGTTGttaaagagacactgctgtgtttGATTTCTTGTTGAAATAAGTTGTGTTCATGCTAATGTTGTGCTTTAACTATTGCCTCAGTATATTTGTTTCAAATGCATCTTTTATTCAGGGAGGATGTTGTCTGAGAAAGGAGCAATGAGAAATATTTTTAGTGAAATGCTGCAATATTTTCTCAATCTCAATGCATTTACATACAAACTGCATCATTATTGTGGAGGGGGGAAAACTGCAGATAtttcaacatgtttttcttttgaacaTCAAAGCCAGAAAAAAGACTGTTTTTCACCTGTGTATGAggctaaaagagagtctgatattttaatgtcagagcaacaaacatgtaaaataaatgtgttatgCAAAGACATCTGAGCAGAGCTCAAGGGCCAACATGACAACACAGTTTTGAATGTAGAAAGTGTGTTATCACTGCTTCATTTATTCCTTATGTGTTGCATGTTGTTCTCTTTATTTTCAGCTATAAACTACGACTTTGTCCGCAGCGTTGGTCAGAAATACTTTGTGTCCAACAAGGAGATGGGCTCGTTCTCCAGGGCCGTTGAGTTCTGCTCCCAACAAGACTTAGAGCTGGCTTTACCCCAGAACGAGGAGGAGAACAACATACTGACTCAAGTGTTTGTGGAAAGTAACGAGAACGCCTGGATCAACGTCAACAATAAAGCAGTGGGGAATTTTGAGGCTGATATGAAAAACCAACATCTGGCCTTCACCAAATGGGGAGAAGGGCAGCCAGATAAATCCATCCAGGATACAGGCTGCACTATGCTGTCAGAAAACCGTGTCTGGAAAGTGACACCTGAATGCTCTCTGAATGCTTACATCATTTGTCAGATATAGAAAGTTCTNagcagcgttagcagcagagaagccggacttgctcaaacggtccgctggaaaaccgaagatcaaggatgcggcgacgcagccctgacacggcagccgcccatgggcaaacaaatcagtctccagcgtgccgctgtccagcaacctcgaatctgtaggggagggggggtggacatgactcgcggcagtattttgaatttgagtgcagtaaccgttttggccacattcttgcATACAGCGCCTTTAGTATAACTAAAGCAGCTGGCATCTAAGAAGTACTAAATGACAGAAATCTTTCAGATAGACGACGGACCATGAAATCATCTAGGgtctccttttttaaaacattacatACGCACAAAACAAGGTTTGAAAGAGGTGAACACAACTTCCCACGCAAACTTtctgatctataaaaacagacttgatgggagagactctgacccatgcttacaaacattttggagacaggaaattggcgacatagatggtgaggtggaagcctaaTTGTAGAAACTGTTAAATAGTTTTTGGTgcatgccatttttggcttttgtctgtatgaacatttttaatatgaatCCTACGTATTGTTTTATAAACGAAACCCCTGGACACTCTCAAAGTGCCCAGCGGGGCACAGTGTTTTTCCACATTTGCCACTTCAAAGGGGAACTACGTCCATTTTCAAAATCActcatgttattcctatggtctaagacagttcAAAACTATTAGTAAGCATGAACAGCTCTTTACCACATCCAAAAATCAGAGTgctaaaacttaaatttgtgatgtcataaggtataaagtctggagctgctccacagacaatgaattgggaaagatgttatagatgacacaTAGAACTCTTGTCGgattctgagtatatgggtacattttgtttcagagctgagaacactacaatagaacaAAGCTCATTcaggaataaaaacagaaaacaaatattctCTGGGAcaacaaaatcaggctcccattcattgtctatagagcagctccagactttataccctatgacatcacaagttttaagacttacttctctggtttctggcttttaGAGACAGCAGCTCCtattcacaaatattgattgaacttttctTGGCCATAgaaataatatatttaaattcttaattcaggtggtgttcccctttaatatgATACATCTGTGACCAGTACCAGCACAAAGATGGTTATATTCAGTAGATTCCTTTGAAAACATCATCATGGGAATGATGATGATTCACTGCATTGTGCTCTTtatcactctctctcacacacacacacacacacacagttcagtgATATGATTACAAGTCAAAACTGTGTCAAGTTAATCAACTCTGTATATATTATTCCATATTGTAACAGCAATACTGAAATGAAAGCTATAGGTACATACCAATGATAGCATGCTGCTACAGTCGAGCATTCCTCATGTTTACAACTGTCATCCCTATGGCCTCTAAAAAAAGGCCTTTCACAGACTTGTCATGCAACTTTGAACTGACATTGAAAGGAAAAATTATGTAAAACCtatctaaaatgtttttcaatcaAGAACTTAATTATGTTTGCCTAgatatgtgttttaaatatatatgtCAACACTGACCTTTGCAACCATTCAGACTATTGGTTAAAAAGAGGGAGGTTTTGGGACTTCTCTTTTCTGTGTCATATCCCAAAAAGATTCTTCACCTGCTTTTCATTTCCTCTGGTATGATTCTCACATATTTTTGACTGAACTTCTTCTCAGCTATTTTTGTTTGGAAGCAGCACGGAGGCAGCACATCCAGCAGTTCTCCTCGTTCACAAGTGAGTTTCTTTCTGTTGGTGTTGTTTGGAGCTTGATTAACATCATTGATACCTCATTTTCTGAATAACTTTTCTATGTAATTGCACAGAAAATTCCATTCCTGTTACATCAAGCTGGTAACTCTTCTGACTTTCCTCACTTTGACATGATTGTTGAAAATTATGATAAGATAATATTCCTGATGCAGCCTATGAATGGAAAACTCCTTAACCATATTTAATCTCAATTTTAGCTCTGCATATAGACAATGAGGATGTGTCTCCTATTCTGGATCCTCTGCCTGATGGTTCCTATTGGTTACAGTCAGCTTCCAGGTCCTCCTGGTCCCAAAGGAGATGAAGGGCCTCCTGGGCAACCGGGGCCACCAGGGAAATATGGTGTTCCTGGACCTCCTGGTCAAAAAGGTGGGTAGGTAATAGGGCTAAAACAAGTCAGTGAGTAATTTAAGTAATTCCATTACTAAAAAGCCTTGAGACGTTATTAAATCCAGTACAACTATACAGTGCACTGCATTTCACATGGAAGGTTATTTTTGTGGACACAACGCCCTTATGTTACTTGCACTTTTGATAGCCTATGCAGCTTTAACATAGTTGTGAAGCGTGGACTGCAAAACAATGGAGGAAGAGGGACAAGAAAAAAGCGAGAGAAATAAAGAGCAGACATGCCAAAAGGAAACGACAGAAAGCGTAAAGAGTGTGGGAtcattacaatttaaaacaaaaacacaacatagtTCAGTGTGtactagggatgtcccaatccgatattcggatcggtatcggccgccgatatta encodes the following:
- the LOC126408558 gene encoding mannose-binding protein C-like, yielding MRMILLFCILCLMTSTGHNQAAGVPGRPGPPGARGEPGPVGPRGPPGMTGPPGPPGPPGPPGPAAFCGRDIFGPIMEDLETLKKSLAKVKLTINYDFVRSVGQKYFVSNKEMGSFSRAVEFCSQQDLELALPQNEEENNILTQVFVESNENAWINVNNKAVGNFEADMKNQHLAFTKWGEGQPDKSIQDTGCTMLSENRVWKVTPECSLNAYIICQI